A window of Streptomyces marispadix contains these coding sequences:
- a CDS encoding ATP-binding protein, translating to MLTNERLCRLHFTSRDLPRIRIEVEECAASAGLAEPRRGEFVVAVDAVATNAVEHAGGTGRLVMRHLAGELECRVEDSGPGFSEDVIPELAPGVAGATAGRGLWLARLVTDRLSVEPAGPESGAVVTLAVRLPGG from the coding sequence ATGCTGACCAACGAGCGCCTGTGCCGGCTGCATTTCACCTCGCGCGATCTCCCGCGCATCCGTATCGAGGTCGAGGAGTGCGCGGCCTCTGCCGGGCTCGCCGAACCGCGCAGAGGTGAATTCGTGGTGGCCGTCGACGCCGTGGCGACGAACGCCGTAGAACACGCGGGAGGCACCGGCCGGTTGGTGATGCGTCACCTCGCGGGCGAACTGGAGTGCCGCGTCGAGGACTCCGGCCCCGGCTTCTCGGAGGACGTCATTCCGGAGCTGGCCCCCGGGGTCGCGGGAGCAACCGCGGGACGCGGTCTGTGGCTCGCCCGGCTGGTCACCGACAGGCTGAGCGTCGAACCCGCCGGACCGGAGTCCGGGGCAGTGGTGACCCTCGCGGTCAGGCTCCCGGGCGGCTGA
- a CDS encoding FG-GAP-like repeat-containing protein: MRKRTLTTGTALAVALGTAVAGALALDAGAAEPSHTGAAAHKPDRVADGKRKVKEDFNGDGFQDLAVGAPENAESTGYITVVYGSEKGLDPSTRTVVDQNTPGVPGDATDGDLFGGALAAADLDGDGLTDLAVAAEGDERQSPAGSGSVTLLWGAKDGLSGKDATLLDPGTKETYGLGRNLTAGDFDGDGKQDLAMQRDDYGVLSGPFTRDGKFADEQRLKLTADGADVMALVPGDITGDGADDLVVMRAFEEASREALFFKGGEDGLKPGSGLKGQEGATGTIGDFDGDGYGDLAYRDVPEGIIENLPFDSGTVRIVYGSKSGPSKRNATFTQATSGVPGANEKNDQFGGTLSAGDVDGDGYDDLAAGVPFEAIGSKKEAGSFVVLDGSAKGLTGKGAQAMSQDFEGVPGDAAAGELLGAAVRLNDHDKDGKAELSVAAPGEGKGNGAVWSFPGGADGVETDGARTFAPGDVGAPAKGARFGKTFGNAAGAPLWGVDD; encoded by the coding sequence GTGCGCAAGCGCACACTCACCACGGGCACCGCCCTCGCGGTCGCCCTCGGCACCGCCGTGGCCGGTGCCCTCGCTCTCGACGCCGGCGCCGCCGAGCCGTCGCACACGGGCGCCGCCGCTCACAAGCCGGACCGTGTGGCGGACGGGAAGCGGAAGGTGAAGGAGGACTTCAACGGCGACGGCTTCCAGGACCTCGCGGTCGGCGCCCCCGAGAACGCGGAGTCCACCGGCTACATCACCGTCGTCTACGGCTCCGAGAAGGGCCTCGACCCGTCCACCCGTACCGTCGTCGACCAGAACACCCCCGGCGTCCCCGGCGACGCCACGGACGGCGACCTCTTCGGCGGCGCTCTGGCCGCCGCCGACCTCGACGGCGACGGCCTCACCGACCTCGCGGTCGCCGCGGAGGGCGACGAACGGCAGTCACCGGCCGGGTCCGGCAGCGTGACCCTGCTCTGGGGCGCGAAGGACGGGCTGAGCGGCAAGGACGCGACCCTCCTCGACCCGGGCACGAAGGAGACCTACGGCCTCGGCAGGAATCTGACCGCGGGGGACTTCGACGGCGACGGCAAGCAGGACCTGGCCATGCAGCGCGACGACTACGGCGTGCTGAGCGGCCCGTTCACCCGTGACGGCAAGTTCGCGGACGAGCAGCGGCTGAAGCTGACCGCCGACGGCGCGGACGTCATGGCACTGGTCCCGGGCGACATCACCGGCGACGGTGCCGACGACCTCGTCGTGATGCGGGCCTTCGAAGAGGCGTCGCGCGAGGCGCTGTTCTTCAAGGGAGGCGAGGACGGCCTGAAGCCCGGTTCCGGGCTGAAGGGGCAGGAGGGCGCCACCGGCACGATCGGCGACTTCGACGGCGACGGCTACGGCGACCTCGCCTACCGCGACGTACCGGAGGGCATCATCGAGAACCTGCCCTTCGACTCCGGCACCGTGCGGATCGTCTACGGCAGCAAGAGCGGCCCGAGCAAGCGGAACGCGACCTTCACACAGGCCACTTCGGGGGTGCCGGGCGCGAACGAGAAGAACGACCAGTTCGGCGGCACCCTCTCGGCCGGAGACGTCGACGGGGACGGTTACGACGACCTCGCGGCCGGAGTCCCGTTCGAGGCGATCGGCAGCAAGAAGGAAGCCGGTTCGTTCGTGGTGCTCGACGGCAGCGCCAAGGGCCTCACCGGCAAGGGCGCACAGGCGATGAGCCAGGACTTCGAGGGCGTACCGGGAGACGCCGCGGCAGGCGAACTCCTCGGCGCGGCAGTCCGGTTGAACGACCACGACAAGGACGGCAAGGCCGAGCTGTCCGTCGCAGCCCCGGGCGAGGGCAAGGGGAACGGTGCCGTGTGGTCCTTCCCCGGCGGCGCGGACGGCGTCGAGACCGACGGCGCACGCACCTTCGCGCCCGGCGACGTAGGAGCACCGGCGAAGGGCGCCCGCTTCGGCAAGACCTTCGGCAATGCGGCGGGAGCGCCGCTGTGGGGGGTCGACGACTGA